The nucleotide sequence TGGAGGCGAGGCCGGCCTGACGACCTACGAGGTGCCGGCCAGCTCGGCGAAGGCGCGCGCCGTCGTCCTCGCCAGGGTGTAGGCGCGCCGGGCCCAGGCGGGGTCGGCGCCGGCGAGGCCGCAGGACGGGGTGACGACGGTGCGGGCGGCCATGGCGGCGGGGTCCTGGTCGAGCCGCCGCCAGAGGCCGACGATGCGCTGGGCCAGCTCGCGGTCGGCCGGCGGCGTCGACGGGCGCAGCGACGGCACCACGCCCGGCCACACCGCCAGCCCGGCGTCCACCGCCGTGGCCAGCGCGTCCAGCTCCTTGGACGACGTCAGCAGCGCGACGTCCAGCGAGACGCCGACGGCGCCGGCGGACCGCACGACGTCGACCGGCACGGCCGGCGCGCAGCAGTGCACCACCACCGGCACGTCACCGACCGCCGACACGACCGCGCCCACCAGCGCCGACGCCTCGGGCGTATCGACCGCACGCAGCCGCCCGAACCCGCTCACCGTCGGGATCGAGCCGGCCAGGACGGCGGGCAGCGACGGCTCGTCCAGCTGCAGGACCACCGACCCGCCCGGCACCCGCCGCGCGACGTCGGCCACGAACCCGGCGATCCCCTCCGCCAGCGACGCCGCGAGATCCCGCCGCGCGCCCGCGTCGGAGACCGCGGGGCCGCCACGGTTCAGCTCGACCGACGCCGCAAGCGTCAGCGGCCCGGCGACCTGCACCTTCAGCGGCCCCTCGTACCCGAAGGCGGCGATCTCCAGCGCATCGAGGTCGGCGCCGAGGAAGGACGCGGCCCGCCGCTCGTCGGCGCCTTGGCGGTCGACCAGGCGCCAGCCCGACGGCTGCAGGTCGACGTGCAGGTCCACCAGCAGGGACGCGGCCCGCCCGATCATGTCCGCCCCTGCCCCGCGCCCGGGCAGCTCGGGCAGGTGCGGGAAGTCGGGCAACTCGCCGACGACGATGCGCGCGGCCTCGTCGCGGTCGTCCAACGGCAGCGATCCGATACCTGTCGCCGTCGCCGGCCCCCACACGAAGTCCACGGACGCCAACCCTAGGCGAGTGGGTCCGATCCTTGGTGGTCGGCGGCGGTCCCCTCACCGTTGATCATGGAGAAAGGAGGCTCCCAGCGCGCCGCAAACCCGACCTTCTCCATGATCATCGGCTGCTGGCGACGCCTAGGCGATCGCCCGCAGCAGCTCGATGAAGCGCCGAAGATGCCGGTCCGGCGCCGGCCGCGTGACGGCGACGAGGTCGACCGAGAGGTCGTGGACGGGGACGTAGGCGACCTCGAAGTCGCCGTAGTCGCGCGCCACCGCCGGCGCGAAGCAGATGCCCCGGTCGGCCGCGACCAGGCTGAGCTGGGCCTTGAACCCGTTCGCCTCGCTGCGGATGCGGGGCAGGAAGCCGGCCCGCTGGCAGGCGGCGATCAGCCCCTGCCGCACGACGAGGTCGGACGAGTCGACCGCCATCAGCCAGTACTCGCCGGCGAGGTCCACCAGCCGCAGGCCGCTGCTCGACGCGTAGGGGTGCTCCAGGTGCAGCGCGGCGACCA is from Jiangella alkaliphila and encodes:
- a CDS encoding methionine synthase — its product is MDFVWGPATATGIGSLPLDDRDEAARIVVGELPDFPHLPELPGRGAGADMIGRAASLLVDLHVDLQPSGWRLVDRQGADERRAASFLGADLDALEIAAFGYEGPLKVQVAGPLTLAASVELNRGGPAVSDAGARRDLAASLAEGIAGFVADVARRVPGGSVVLQLDEPSLPAVLAGSIPTVSGFGRLRAVDTPEASALVGAVVSAVGDVPVVVHCCAPAVPVDVVRSAGAVGVSLDVALLTSSKELDALATAVDAGLAVWPGVVPSLRPSTPPADRELAQRIVGLWRRLDQDPAAMAARTVVTPSCGLAGADPAWARRAYTLARTTARAFAELAGTS